CTGACGGTGAAGGACAATGAGCGTGCGGATGATGTTCTCGGGCGCCTCAAGCATGCGCCCATCATCATCCAGAGGCATAAGATTGATCGCATCGTGTTCGCGGATTGGCGTCTGACGGACCCTTATGCGAGGCCGTTTTTACGCCAGCTCCGGTATTCCGGTGTGACCTGTGTGCCCTTCATCAGCCTGTGTGAGCACTATCTTCAGTATGTTCCTCTGCATCTGGTGACCAATGAATGGTTGATGCACTTGGAGAGCGCTCCGCGTGACTTTTATTTCAGCAAGCTCAAGCGGGCTTTCGATATCCTGACATCCCTCGGGCTGCTGGTGGCGCTTTCGCCCTTCTTGCTTGCCGGTATTCTGCTCGTGAAGTTTTTCTCGCCGGAAGGTCCGCTGTTTTTCACCCAGGAGCGGGTGGGACGGTTTGGGAAAAAGTTCAAGATTTTCAAGCTGCGCTCCATGCGCACGGATGCGGAGAAAAACGGACCGCAGTGGTCTTCCGGTACCAAGGACCCTCGCGTGTTCCCCGGTGGTAAATTGCTGCGCCAATACCGCATCGATGAGATCCCGCAGCTCTTCAACATCCTGCGTGGAGACATGTCCTTCGTCGGCCCGCGCCCTGAGCAGCCTGCGTTTGTCGATGCTCTAAAGCAGGAGTTGTCCTTCTACGAGGAGCGTCATATGATTCTCCCAGGGCTCACGGGGTGGGCCCAGGTGTCCTACCCTTACGGCTCCACCACGGATGATGCCCGCTGCAAGCTGGAATACGACCTTTACTACCTCAAGCATGCGGGGGTGGTTTTTGACCTCCTCATCCTTCTGGATACCGTTCGCGTGGTGCTGATCGGAGGTATGAAGAAGGAAGCTCAGCGTCCTCGTTATCTCGCGACGCCGACGAGCAAAACTTCGTCCATCCCGATCATGAGCCCAGCGGTGGCGCAGAAGGATGTCGCGGCGTGATGCATTTATTGTCCTGAGGCTTTCCCTGGCACGCGTGGATCGTGGGCGGGAATGAGCAGGTTTCGCTGGGTGTCTTTCAGGATGGCTTGGCAGGCTCCGAAACTCGGGCTGGGGGCCAGTTGGTGTCCCATCTGTTCCAGTTGTTGCAAAACCTCGGCCGGCACCTGGCTTTCGATCTTCAGCTCATCCGGGTTCCATTGATGATGAAAGCGCGGTTCTTTCAGCGCCGCATTCGGGCCCATGCCGTCATCGATGACATGGCTGATCAAAAGCAAGGTCTGGGTGATGATGGTTGGGCCTCCGGCCGCCCCCACGGTCAGGATCGGCTGCCCATCCTTGAAGACCAGGGTGGGGCTCATGCTGGAGAGGGGGCGTTTGCCAGGAGCGATGGCATTGGCCTCTGCTCCCACGAGTTTGAAGGCGTTTGGCACCCCGGGCTGCACGGCGAAGTCATCCATCTCATTGTTGAGGAGCACCCCGGTGCCGG
The DNA window shown above is from Prosthecobacter debontii and carries:
- a CDS encoding sugar transferase is translated as MLLPGTSHWMSIARRAGRDGLTFALGFLLANYVRFHEFWRLEHYIAPISVGAVALMMSSYIMGLYSVESRGRSRFFAHGLLTTLAFTIAFLAVIVVGYVDFGTRVGRGFMFLGLCAAYPTVIFHHWLMFNKHRFAPERVAFVAETPNELEEYETLKELKPRGIEIVGRLTVKDNERADDVLGRLKHAPIIIQRHKIDRIVFADWRLTDPYARPFLRQLRYSGVTCVPFISLCEHYLQYVPLHLVTNEWLMHLESAPRDFYFSKLKRAFDILTSLGLLVALSPFLLAGILLVKFFSPEGPLFFTQERVGRFGKKFKIFKLRSMRTDAEKNGPQWSSGTKDPRVFPGGKLLRQYRIDEIPQLFNILRGDMSFVGPRPEQPAFVDALKQELSFYEERHMILPGLTGWAQVSYPYGSTTDDARCKLEYDLYYLKHAGVVFDLLILLDTVRVVLIGGMKKEAQRPRYLATPTSKTSSIPIMSPAVAQKDVAA